A single genomic interval of Musa acuminata AAA Group cultivar baxijiao chromosome BXJ3-4, Cavendish_Baxijiao_AAA, whole genome shotgun sequence harbors:
- the LOC135583804 gene encoding uncharacterized protein LOC135583804 isoform X4, whose protein sequence is MDCDDNDFQNENFQLIGEDNDGFPRSLQSYAPKFDIDDHFQTHLRFDSLAETGLLLGIQGEENNWIEEFSPRNSAIEFGSSASHTCSLSGHDINWSNAPSSESVQMLVKSVEKDEKVSPQIMNTEAEIHAIEDSAICATNAITHTDSGLLTDKLHNSILASNENVEQHEVASQTPTDEKSEAGLAVSPSDQRFHSVAEVVASQCSAKEGLISSSGDVSKAYLVSSELLEVVRSKEPLDNTSTMSSSLDDRASAVNKDTEVSSNFVSHNIQNDISGLSTANAGMITEQLDNPLFSEQKMEECYVVDISKRSETLQSENKQNETSYNLYGDCKVNDQHFQDQVKNHVCDVKDSSELVSSAESLMLSNDISNSTVLMQNSGGLLEAFACQVQVSNKDSMAGDKSLTCTTEVPSLAMEKDGIVGRNSVGVDTENTRELSDIAEGPIDFRHDVHEYISEEGGVNPHAPATKDSIALEEERDLATSKAVINDNNCNELRRSDMAVEVTAMKAEIGTAGVDSDKDCKIDTVISKKSDSIPIEKSAEGECLKSIVEKSITTEESSEDECLKSISENPTGKLDAPGHAILNEPCAALVDDTENKLSSPVHDKLDTSSLVAEHNEDNTIHSEEKESTAQLIDSSGTTLKDCSTATEDTEISSFETQNNGMVMESDKNSIMDQAVADLHSGCLTLPSTDNSMTLQRLHSEVELVVELKEVTPLSIPASQCDEKNVNTSSLSVTKSSMDNQISKQQFVVPDSEANVPSMKNFSDNLVAALNSERNNYPQSTLPESNLESLLDPDGGNLSSSEPNCGSPTVISCNQSIMEKMEHRESNSSLQDHAGSASTKNSDILKFTVQDSKVSITSEEDGNFTFVVQPDADFSQKDSNKDLALFSNTQSFEQPQISTETSQGYLSEAVNESTSTISKTIVEDKSGKVSAQATKKVGISKGDAKEKSHDFRGKGRKRNPCSTSPVPERATRSKSQREGMQQCLSVETKTANPSCFPSVQTSNLPDLNTSAPSAQFHQPFTDLQQVQLRAQIFVYGSLIQGVLPDEACMVPAFGGSDGGRSLWERAWRASSERFYNLKSSSISSGTHLHHHSEQGISCSPLPGKVLDSPAGWKDCKVPSSAIQNSTVSLQSAFQSSSNDGLHSNITRGIHLESSQSLSPMHPYQTSQIKQYMTNSTPWLSQSPHPASWSFSSQSLPVDSTSQYSGMLVSEATPVTLVRDSSIPCASNMQLASAGTLLPNQDAAHVSAALVVPFETQNREATPVNAKNTFVSEKSRKRKKVSAPEELVPKFSVSQLQAESASAAFTTNNLPNSVGLSLSSNSLSTVTSTGLVSATTHPITMPYYQILGSGRTQQRVTFSKETCTQIEHSKLQAENASAYAAAAVRHGQVIWEQMVAQRKLGLASEVDQKLASAAAAAAAAASVAKAAAEVAKVASDAALQAKLMADDALNSSNTGITIKNSEISFDVGKNLLTSTPVSSSKGKDKIRGPCSIISEARETTRKRVEAASAAIKRAENLDAILKAAEMAAEAVSQAGTIIAMGDPLPFSISELVEAGPEGHWNIRCAAIKKGIETNGVHAGENLALDLTVDREVNTRNSIKQPLTCNEGQKVSIVEEMPPNNKKSLLLEENSEVGYLTLSECELQDESRFVPTDGAARDAMQGSSIQKGSLVEVVADGDGLRGAWFSARVLDLKDGKAYVCYDGLSDEVNDKLKEWIPLESKSDQPPRIRVGHPVIVAKSEGTRKRRREAVGNFTWAIGDRVDAFIRDGWWEGIVTEKNQDDETKLTVHFPAGGNSSIVRAWNLRPSLIWKDGRWVEWSRAKERVTLEPYEVDTPHEKRQKLGRLDSKNKSEIGEEGTGTVSKNICADDSRKLEESGPPNLSERYETFAVGKNLGEDKNANALKVRRAGLQKDGSKVVFGVPKPGKKRKFMEVSKHYNTDKPEKSTERSDSIKFAKYLMPQASQLWRNTSKVDVKGRRVTNLNTRAPKALRSQNVQASSTVETDKSVTAMSVLNGGESSLVTTSSNEEKHSSMETGSFPHVLEKVDTAVIESSVQSVPGIPSSKKKSTTVVAEMEEKRRVLSTVDEFSRSEVKDSENPGTRSADVIEPRRSNRRIQPTSRLLEGLQSSLIVAKGPGVSQERGGKPLHRGVLTARGQSHG, encoded by the exons ATGGATTGTGATGATAATGATTTTCAGAATGAGAATTTTCAACTAATTGGAGAGGACAATGATGGGTTTCCTCGAAGCTTACAATCATATGCACCAAAATTTGATATAGACGATCACTTCCAGACTCACCTAAGATTTGACAGTTTAGCAGAAACAGGGCTTTTACTTGGCATTCAAGGTGAAGAAAACAATTGGATTGAGGAGTTTTCACCCAGAAACAGTGCCATCGAATTTGGTTCAAGTGCCTCTCATACTTGCTCCCTTTCCGGGCATGACATTAATTGGTCCAATGCTCCATCATCTGAATCTGTGCAAATGTTAGTGAAATCAGTTGAAAAGGATGAGAAGGTAAGCCCACAAATTATGAATACAGAGGCAGAGATACATGCAATTGAAGATTCTGCTATATGTGCAACAAATGCTATTACACACACTGATTCAGGTCTTTTGACTGATAAATTACATAACAGTATTTTGGCGTCAAATGAAAATGTGGAGCAACATGAAGTTGCTTCTCAAACTCCCACTGATGAAAAATCAGAAGCTGGTTTGGCTGTAAGTCCATCAGATCAAAGATTCCACTCTGTTGCAGAAGTGGTTGCCTCACAATGTAGTGCTAAAGAAGGATTAATTTCATCATCTGGTGAtgtatctaaagcatatttagtttctagTGAGCTTCTTGAGGTGGTTCGGAGCAAGGAACCATTGGATAATACATCCACGATGAGTAGTTCACTCGATGATCGTGCTTCTGCTGTAAACAAAGATACCGAAGTTAGTTCAAATTTTGTTTCTCACAATATTCAAAATGACATTTCAGGCTTATCCACTGCTAATGCTGGTATGATCACTGAACAGCTTGATAACCCATTATTTTCTGAGCAAAAAATGGAAGAGTGCTATGTAGTTGACATAAGCAAGAGATCAGAAACTCTGCAATCTGAAAATAAGCAGAATGAAACAAGTTACAATCTGTATGGTGATTGCAAAGTGAACGATCAGCATTTTCAAGACCAGGTTAAGAATCATGTTTGTGATGTTAAGGATTCTTCTGAATTGGTTTCATCTGCAGAATCTCTAATGTTGTCAAATGACATATCTAATAGCACTGTGTTAATGCAGAACTCTGGTGGACTGCTGGAAGCTTTTGCTTGCCAGGTACAGGTTTCAAACAAAGACTCAATGGCAGGGGACAAAAGTTTAACTTGCACAACGGAGGTACCTTCTTTAGCAATGGAAAAAGATGGTATTGTTGGGAGAAACTCTGTTGGAGTTGACACTGAAAATACTCGTGAGCTAAGTGATATAGCTGAAGGACCGATAGATTTTAGACATGATGTACATGAATATATTTCTGAAGAAGGTGGTGTCAACCCACATGCTCCAGCGACCAAAGACAGTATTGCTCTTGAAGAAGAAAGAGACCTTGCCACGTCTAAGGCGGTTATTAATGATAACAACTGTAATGAATTGAGAAGATCAGACATGGCAGTTGAGGTAACTGCCATGAAAGCTGAAATAGGGACAGCTGGAGTTGATAGTGATAAGGACTGTAAAATTGATACAGTAATTTCGAAGAAATCTGACTCCATTCCAATAGAAAAGAGCGCAGAAGGTGAATGCTTAAAATCTATTGTTGAAAAATCCATTACAACAGAAGAAAGTTCTGAAGATGAATGCTTGAAATCCATTTCTGAAAATCCCACTGGTAAGTTGGATGCTCCAGGACATGCTATACTCAATGAACCTTGTGCTGCGTTAGTGGATGACACAGAAAATAAGCTCTCATCTCCTGTTCATGATAAGTTGGATACAAGTTCTTTGGTTGCTGAACATAATGAGGATAATACAATTCATTCTGAGGAAAAGGAAAGCACTGCACAATTGATTGATTCAAGTGGCACAACTCTTAAGGACTGCTCCACTGCTACTGAGGATACAGAAATTTCCTCATTTGAAACTCAAAATAATGGTATGGTGATGGAATCAGACAAAAATTCAATCATGGACCAAGCAG TTGCTGATCTGCACTCAGGATGTCTCACATTGCCTTCTACTGACAATTCAATGACTCTCCAGCGGTTGCATTCTGAAGTTGAATTAGTTGTAGAACTGAAGGAAGTGACACCATTATCTATACCTGCATCTCAGTGCGATGAGAAGAATGTAAACACCTCTTCCTTATCAGTTACAAAGAGCAGCATGGACAATCAGATTTCAAAACAACAATTTGTGGTGCCTGATTCAGAAGCCAATGTCCCTTCAATGAAGAATTTTTCAGATAACTTGG TTGCTGCATTAAATAGCGAGAGAAACAACTATCCTCAATCCACTTTGCCTGAAAGTAATCTTGAGTCCTTATTGGATCCTGATGGTGGTAATCTAAGTTCATCTGAACCAAATTGTGGTTCACCAACTGTTATTAGTTGCAACCAATCTATTATGGAGAAAATGGAACATAGAGAAAGCAATAGTTCGTTGCAAGATCATGCAGGTTCTGCTTCAACAAAAAATTCTGATATTTTAAAATTCACTGTTCAAGATTCTAAAGTGAGCATAACATCAGAAGAAGATGGCAACTTCACATTTGTAGTTCAGCCAGATGCAGATTTTTCCCAAAAAGACAGTAACAAGGATTTGGCACTTTTCTCCAATACACAGTCCTTTGAACAGCCGCAG ATTTCTACGGAGACTTCACAGGGGTATCTGAGTGAAGCTGTAAATGAGAGTACTAGCACCATCAGCAAGACAATTGTGGAAGACAAAAGTGGTAAAGTTTCTGCTCAGGCAACTAAAAAGGTAGGCATTTCAAAAGGAGATGCTAAAGAGAAGTCACATGATTTTCGTGGTAAAGGTAGGAAAAGAAACCCATGTAGTACCTCGCCTGTCCCTGAGAGAGCCACAAGAAGCAAAAGCCAGAGGGAGGGTATGCAGCAATGTCTCTCTGTTGAGACTAAGACTGCAAATCCATCCTGTTTTCCAAGTGTTCAAACATCTAATCTGCCTGATTTGAATACATCAGCTCCTTCTGCCCAGTTTCACCAGCCTTTCACAGATTTACAGCAAGTACAATTGCGTGCTCAGATTTTTGTGTATGGATCACTGAT CCAAGGTGTCTTGCCAGATGAGGCTTGTATGGTACCAGCCTTTGGAGGAAGTG ATGGAGGAAGGAGCTTATGGGAGCGAGCGTGGCGTGCATCTTCAGAAAGATTCTATAACCTGAAGTCATCATCCATTAGTTCTGGCACACATTTGCATCATCATTCAG AACAAGGGATCAGCTGCAGCCCTCTTCCTGGCAAGGTTCTTGATTCCCCTGCTGGCTGGAAGGACTGCAAGGTCCCAAGTTCAGCAATACAAAATTCCACTGTGTCTTTGCAGTCAGCTTTCCAGAGTTCATCTAATGATGGTTTACACTCCAATATCACAAGAGGCATCCACTTGGAATCCAGTCAATCTCTATCTCCAATGCATCCATACCAGACTTCTCAGATCAAGCAATACATGACCAATTCTACACCTTGGTTATCTCAGAGCCCTCACCCTGCTTCGTGGTCTTTTTCATCGCAAAGTTTACCTGTTGATTCCACTTCACAATATTCTGGAATGCTTGTTTCTGAAGCAACTCCAGTAACCCTTGTTAGAGACTCTTCTATACCTTGTGCCTCAAACATGCAGCTCGCTTCCGCTGGTACCTTGCTGCCTAATCAGGATGCTGCCCATGTGTCTGCTGCATTAGTTGTGCCATTCGAGACACAAAATAGGGAAGCAACTCCTGTAAATGCTAAGAACACATTTGTCAGTGAGAAATCCAGAAAGAGGAAGAAGGTTTCTGCACCCGAGGAGCTTGTGCCAAAATTTTCAGTTTCTCAACTTCAAGCAGAATCTGCTTCTGCAGCTTTTACTACTAATAATCTGCCTAATTCTGTGGGTCTTTCTTTGTCTTCTAATTCTCTAAGCACTGTTACATCTACTGGTCTAGTTTCAGCTACAACTCACCCCATAACTATGCCTTATTACCAAATATTAGGCAGTGGTCGCACTCAGCAGAGGGTCACCTTCTCGAAAGAGACCTGCACTCAAATTGAGCACTCAAAGCTTCAAGCTGAGAATGCTTCTGCTTATGCCGCGGCTGCTGTCAGGCATGGTCAAGTTATTTGGGAGCAGATGGTTGCCCAAAGAAAATTAGGCTTGGCATCAGAAGTTGATCAGAAACTTGCCtctgcagctgcagcagctgctgcagcagctTCTGTTGCAAAGGCAGCTGCAGAAGTTGCCAAGGTTGCATCCGATGCTGCATTACAGGCTAAATTGATGGCCGATGATGCTCTAAATTCTTCTAATACAGGAATTACTATTAAAAATTCTGAAATCAGCTTTGATGTTGGAAAGAACTTGTTGACatcaactcctgtttcaagctccAAGGGCAAGGACAAGATCCGTGGTCCTTGTTCAATAATTTCTGAGGCACGTGAGACCACCAGAAAGAGGGTTGAAGCAGCTTCTGCTGCCATCAAGCGAGCAGAGAACTTGGATGCCATACTGAAAGCTGCAGAAATGGCTGCAGAGGCTGTATCACAAGCTGGAACCATCATTGCCATGGGGGATCCCTTACCATTCTCAATAAGTGAATTAGTAGAAGCAGGCCCTGAAGGTCATTGGAACATTCGTTGTGCAGCTATAAAAAAGGGGATTGAAACAAATGGTGTGCATGCTGGGGAGAATCTGGCTTTAGATTTGACTGTTGATCGTGAGGTAAATACAAGAAATTCAATCAAGCAACCATTGACCTGTAATGAGGGACAAAAAGTTTCTATTGTGGAAGAAATGCCTCCCAACAATAAGAAGTCCTTGTTATTGGAAGAAAATTCTGAAG TGGGTTATCTTACCCTGTCAGAATGCGAATTACAAGATGAATCAAGATTTGTTCCAACTGATGGAGCTGCAAGAGATGCTATGCAAGGAAGTAGTATTCAGAAAGGTTCGCTTGTTGAG GTTGTAGCTGATGGAGATGGTCTTAGAGGAGCTTGGTTTTCTGCACGGGTTCTTGATCTCAAAGACGGTAAAGCATATGTGTGCTATGATGGTCTTTCTGATGAAG TCAATGACAAGCTTAaggaatggataccacttgaatcCAAAAGTGATCAACCTCCTAGAATACGTGTGGGTCATCCTGTTATTGTAGCCAAATCTGAAGGAACAAGGAAGCGACGTAGAGAAGCTGTAGGCAATTTCACTTGGGCGATTGGAGATAGGGTAGATGCTTTTATACGTGATGG TTGGTGGGAAGGCATTGTCACTGAGAAGAATCAAGATGATGAAACCAAGTTAACTGTCCATTTTCCAG CTGGTGGCAATTCTTCAATTGTTAGAGCTTGGAATCTACGACCATCACTTATCTGGAAGGATGGCCGATGGGTAGAATGGTCTCGGGCAAAAGAAAGAGTTACCCTAGAACCCTATGAG GTTGACACACCACATGAGAAACGACAAAAACTAGGCCGACTAGATTCCAAAAATAAGTCAGAAATAGGTGAGGAAGGAACGGGGACTGTGTCAAAAAATATTTGTGCAGATGATTCAAGGAAGCTTGAGGAGTCAGGGCCACCTAATTTGTCAGAAAGGTATGAAACATTTGCTGTTGGAAAGAACCTGGGTGAGGATAAAAACGCCAATGCACTTAAGGTAAGACGAGCTGGCCTTCAGAAAGATGGATCTAAGGTGGTATTTGGTGTTCCTAAGcctggaaagaaaagaaaattcatggaAGTAAGCAAACACTACAACACAGATAAGCCTGAAAAGTCAACAGAAAGGAGTGACTCTATAAAGTTTGCAAAATATTTGATGCCACAAGCATCCCAGTTATGGAGGAATACTtcaaaagttgatgtaaaaggaaGACGAGTCACCAACCTGAACACTAGGGCCCCGAAAGCCTTGAGGTCTCAGAATGTTCAGGCTAGCAGTACCGTGGAGACGGATAAATCTGTCACCGCTATGTCTGTCTTAAATGGGGGAGAAAGCAGTCTTGTAACCACGTCTAGTAATGAAGAGAAACATAGCTCAATGGAAACTGGTTCTTTTCCACACGTTCTTGAAAAAGTAGATACGGCAGTGATAGAGTCTTCTGTGCAGTCTGTACCTGGCATTCCATCGTCTAAGAAGAAATCCACTACTGTTGTGGCTGAGATGGAGGAGAAAAGAAGGGTTTTATCTACCGTGGATGAATTTTCCAGATCTGAAGTTAAGGATTCTGAAAATCCAGGAACAAGATCTGCTGATGTTATTGAACCCAGGAGATCCAATCGTAGGATTCAGCCAACATCAAGA TTACTGGAAGGTTTGCAAAGTTCTCTGATTGTAGCCAAGGGTCCTGGTGTTTCACAGGAAAGAGGTGGCAAGCCGTTGCATCGGGGTGTATTGACTGCTAGAG GTCAGAGTCATGGATGA